The Medicago truncatula cultivar Jemalong A17 chromosome 7, MtrunA17r5.0-ANR, whole genome shotgun sequence genome includes the window TAGCCATGATAGAGTCGCACTTAAACTCAAGTATGCTATTTGGATATATCTGATTGGTCAAGCAAAATGCTCTCCATCCTCTTGCAATGGTCACAGATGTTGTATTATTTTCGGGATTCATTTTGAATATCAATTTGCAAAGAGTGATAGTATTTGAGCTGCCACATAACCTCAAGTACTCATGGTtttttaatttgagaaaattacccAGATTAGGTGGTAGGATCTGAAATGGaatataaagagaaaaattatgtaaaggggaaattattatttattaaaagtggtaataaaatatcaatttgaaAGTGTAGCGAAAGAGAGTAAATTTACCAATTTCGAACTGATTGGATATTTGTTTGGCATGTCGACTTCAAATGTAACATCTCTAAGATTGGAAGTAGTCAATCTATGATAACGTGGATATTCGTTTGTTGTTGTAGAACCATTGAATATTTGGGTTTGGAATACACTATTTCCTAATTATGTGTAAGACATAAGTGGGTTTGatgtaatattataaaaatttctgAATTCGTGCCAACCTTGTGTGAGTATTGGCATTAGTGGTATTTTGTTAAATTCAACTTCATGACTATTCACATATCCATCTATCAAGGTCAATTCATCTTGAAGTTCATCATAAAGGTCAGCAATAATTAGGGGATCTAGTTCACAAATAATCTGTgatataattaaaacaatgtTAGTCTAATGACATTAAAAAATTGTGCAAATATTGTTATAAGTCGAAGTAGTAATACCTCTGTGCATACTGCTATGAAATATGGTCTATTTGATTCAGAAGTCATAAATGGAGCTATGCTGTTATTGACTGATCTTTGATTTGTTGGTAGTTCACATATTGATGAAGAACAGGATTCCATTGTGAATGGAAAATGTTGTATGCTTAATGATTGATGATGTATTTATAGTAAATAGTTTGgagttgtaattttatttttattaataaatattcgTACTGGATGTAAAGTTTTATTTGTATGCTCCTTGTCCTTTGTagtttgattgaaaagaaaccgatttttttttatttttttttataatatttattatgttaaattGTCATATTGTGTAAAGCATATGTGTAGTTCAGATCAGATTGATAAGCATGCTTTGGAATAGTGTTGGATTGAACATGATAATTTGGAAATCACATGTAATTGTTGTGTTGTTAGAGTAATACGTGTGAGAATAAGAAAATCCACCATGTTCCATGAATAGTCAATGGAAAAAACATTGTAAGGAATCTACACAGGTTTGTAGTACCTTCATTATTGACATGTACTTTACTATTGCAATATTATTATATTGCTAgataataatattgatttttactTAGTATTTAAATAGAATTTGCAGTTATGCATATAAAAAAGGTAGAATTGAAATAAACATTGACACATTTATTAGAATAATAATACAGTACTAAGATAAAAAACCTTAAGACATAATAGTTGGTAAGATAAAAAAGGTTAAGACATAatacaacattataaaaaaaaaaaaaaaaaaaaagtacataagATATAATTAAATACGGAAAACATGGCAAACATAAGTATTGTTGATTGTAAATTTAAAGCGAATTCTGCCTCCTGGTTGAAATAAATTTCTTCCGCAGAATTTATTCCACAAAGGCCCTAATCTCGTAGTTATATTTGAATCATGGTTGAAAAAGATATTGAATGACTGATTATCTCCGTTGTCTCCACATAGTATTAGACTATCACAAACATTGTTTTGTAGGAATAAGGCGAAATCATTTGTTAATTGCtgcataagaaaaaaacatcaatattggtatgaatataaataatttttgttagtgtaaTATACAATAATTATATGAGACTTACCAAATTGTTTCTTTTCAAGTCATTCCCGAATAATCGAATATCAAAACACTTTCTTTCATTTGGCTTTGAACATCGACTATGGAATACAGGAATTAGAGTTGTACATGTTACTTCATTAAACATTGTTACTTTGAAATATTCATACCATAATAAGCAAATGTTACTTCAACGTTATCCAGAAAATTATAGAAAGTTTTTAGTTCACTCCAACCACTCATCAAAGTAGGGTTGTAGTAATTTTTGTTCAACTCTACGACCAAAAAGGATCCATCTTCATTAAATATTTTCCAATTATGTGTGAAATCGGCagaaattttttctacaaacaGTGGATCGACTTCGGCACGCATCtgtttgaaaaagaaataaaaatgtacataagatataaatgaaaaaattgttcATAATATTACTCTGAATTAATATAAAACATAACTTAAATATAAGATGAAGTTTAAACCTGGAATGATAATTTGATTGCTGAGAAAACTTGAAGTGGTCCTTTTTGGATCATTAAATTAATAGCATCCATTATGAAAACTTGAATGTTTCTTTTTGGATCATACAAATGTTGTAGTTTACAATAAGGCCAATttgtatgatatatatatatatatatagaaagcGAAACATTTAAGTGTATTGTATAATAATATAGAATAGTTATATGTAGTACACTGGATTGTCTATTCAGTTCACGCATGACCTTTAAAGCAAAGAGTTCcatcaaaaaaagaatataatctTTTGTAGATGTAGCACTGCAGTAGAGGCTAGTATATAAGCATGGTTTATAAGATAAAAGCATGTAATTGATACTGATAGATATATCCCATCGTCTTCCTTAGTTGACAGCCAGATGAATGAATTAGAGTATACTATCctccatccgttttaaattGTGTGTCGTTTTCGCCAAttgcacacagattaagaaatgtaataaagtagtcaaatgtcataacaattttctcaaattctCTTAATCAACTATAAGCAGATTTAgacttttaggttcattcaattaatgatgtatgtggaaaATTGAATAGGAAAATTTATTATTGGATTGGAAAATGAAAGTGACAttgattttgaaacaattttgtttggcttaaacgacactcattttgaaacggagggaataTATCAAAGTTGtgatataaataaaaactttatgGATCATTGGTGCcgatttgttgttgatgaaatatattaatGCGACTTAATGCATTTATGGAGGATTATTATATTGACTATAGTAATTTTAGTTgtagaataaaattaataaaaaaaaggttaatgaAAGGATTACAATTACAACATGTTTGGTTACATTAAACAGATGAAGGCTTGAAATTGTTGTCCTTGCAGAATTCGTTCCACTTGATGCCAATCATGACTGTACATTGTTGACCATTGTGCAAGAAGACATCAATTGGTAGTTCTTTTCCATTGTCACCACATATTGGTCAAAGTATCGATCATCTGtttcttaaaattataattatgatgtgtgaaaaaatataaataagtaaaaaaaattgaaatgcaaaGTTGAAAACTAACTAATATTGGGCTCGCAAAGTTTTTTTCCCATAACCGAACATCAAAGAACATGGTATTCATTGGGTAGAGGCTTCGGGTATGAAAACATGGTAATTATaggatatatataataatatgaacATAGGAGTCAATTATTTATGTTACATCCTGCTAAAACTAAACATCAATAGGAAATACATGACACATATAGGTAGTAGTAAGATCGAATTTAAATCGAAGTTTCTGTCCTGCAACAATGTAATTGCTAAGTATGAAATCATTCCATTGAATTCCACTATTAGGATCGTCGACGTAATCACCGTAGTGAATAATGTCTACAAAGTAAATTGTTCCATCATCACAGCACAAAGTTAGAAGACTGCGAAAGTCGTTCTGAAGAAAGGTCCCAAAATGATCGGGCAACATCTGAAAAGGCAAACATgcgaaaaaactttaaaataaactGAACATTAGATATAGAAACATATGAAAATGAACTATATAAATTGATAATGTACCTTGATTGGAGTGTTGAAATCATTATCAGAAATGTGTATATCAAATATAATGACTTCCTCTGGATACATGCTACGACTATGAAAAGAAGGTATTTTAGTAGCGCAAAAAACTTCCCTGAACATTATAACTTTAAAAAGATTATTTCCATAGTATCCAAAAATAATGTCAACATTGTCTGgaaaatgatgatattgttgGAGTGGATCCCATCCATCCTTCAAAGTAGGATTATACATGctcattttgaatttgatttggtGCATTCCACCATCCATATTCATAATATTCCATGGGTCTTGGAGATCATCTTTGTATTTTTCTACAAATTCAGGTTGAACTTCGACACGGTCCTCTAGTTATATAGAATATTAAAAGAATGAGTAGAaacattatattaaaaaaatcatttagaaTAAACATTTAAGTAATTAAGGTCAAATTACCTGAATTGATAACTTTACGGCACGAAAATGATCAATGGGAGGATTGTGATACATTGTGATGAAGTTTGCCATTATATTGATGATTTTATGAAAGCTTaaaattgatgttgttattggTCACGTAGTTGAAGTGTCTACCAATGTGTGTTTGTAGCGTGTATGAATAATGGAATGGTGCATCAATCTAATCTATATCAAGAATCTTGACTATATTCGTATAAAGGTGAGTTTTTATTGAGATTCTACACCCATTTGTTAGCTAgtgtttggatttggatt containing:
- the LOC11446107 gene encoding uncharacterized protein — encoded protein: MANFITMYHNPPIDHFRAVKLSIQDRVEVQPEFVEKYKDDLQDPWNIMNMDGGMHQIKFKMSMYNPTLKDGWDPLQQYHHFPDNVDIIFGYYGNNLFKVIMFREVFCATKIPSFHSRSMYPEEVIIFDIHISDNDFNTPIKMLPDHFGTFLQNDFRSLLTLCCDDGTIYFVDIIHYGDYVDDPNSGIQWNDFILSNYIVAGQKLRFKFDLTTTYMCHVFPIDV